TATTGTGACAAATGATGGTGGAACGGTGAGCTTTGAGGCGCAATACACATATGATAATGCTTGGCGCGTACCTGATAGAATGCCAACAAAAAGTGTCTATGACAAACTTGGTATCGACTATACAAAGGGATTTTCTCACGATGGAGACTTTGTTGAAGATAAGCTTCGTTTCTTCCGTACTGAGCTAAATGCGCAACTAGTAAAGGATATAAATTTAAAATGGGTTTTTGGATACAGAAAAGCTAGTCAAAATTTTGATCATTATTTTAGTGGTACCATCATGCCTGGAAATAGATTAAAGCAAAACTATGCTAAACAACAAACCGATAATGACACGCTCTCAAATGCCATAACGCTTACAAAAGAGCTTGAATTTACAAGATTTAAGCATAATCTTACTTTTGGATATGACAACAGCGTAGAAACTCGCCATCCAAGGCTTTGGTTTGATAGCGCAAAAAATGTAACTATAAATCCATATGCATCAAGATCAAGTTGGGGTAGTGTGGGCTACATACCACTTAATACTGATAATAAGCATAAAGCTACAAATAATGGAGTGTTTTTAGAAGATCTAATAAGCTTAGATGACAAATATAGGCTACTTCTTGGTGGCAGGTTTGACTTTTATAAATTTAAAACAAGAAATATTGCAGATATGACAAATAGCTACAAAGGGCACTCTTTTAGCCCAAGAGTTGGCTTGCTGTGGGACTTTTTACCAGAGCATACCGCGTATGCTTCATACTCAAAGAGTTTTGCCCCATACGGCGGTCGCGGGAATATAGGTATAAGTATAGGCGATACAACGATACTTGATCTAAAACCGCAGAACAATGAGCAATACGAAATCGGCTTAAAAAGCACATGGGCTGATAATAGATTTAGCTCAAACCTAGCGATATTTCAGATCGAGCATAACAATATAAGATATAGACCAGATCCTATAAATGATCCATATACTTGGGCGCAACGTGGTAAAGAGCGAAGTCGTGGTATAGAGCTAAATATCTTGGGTAAAATTTATGAAAATTTATATCTAAGAAGCTCTCTTGGATATATGAGGGCCATTATCGCAAGTGATAAATCAAATCCATTAAACGAAAGACTCAGTCTAAACAATACAACCAACTGGCAGGGCAATGTTTTTTTAAGATATGCTAAAAACGACAAATGGTATGTCGAAAGTGGCGTAACAGGATACTCTAAGCGATATAGCTACCGCACAAGTAATGGTAGAGTCATAGACGAACATCTTCCTGGTTTTGCTAGATTTGATGCAAGTGCTGGATATAACTTTAACGAACACGCTCAAATAACACTAGCGATAAATAATATCTTAAATAAAAAATACTGGCGTTCTGATTCAAGACCTGGCGACGAGAGATCGTTTATGCTAAATATGCACTACACTTTTTAACTAAAATTTACACCGCCTTCTATTTGGCGGTGTAATCTTTTGTCATGTGAAATTTGGAGAAATTTAGCCACCAAAGATGGCTAAATTTGAAGTTATCTTAAAATTTGAATCTTTGCTTTTGCGCGGAGTTTGTCAAAATAATCAGCCATAAGTTTTTCTTGCTCACCTTGATAAAGCTCGTTTATAACATTATCCTTAACATCTGCAAAGCTTGGTGTGTATGAGCCTATTTTCTCTTTTACATAAAACATATCAAAACTATCAGCGCCTTTTAGTATTTGGGTAAATTCGCCATTATTTGTGCCAGCTATGATAGCTGCTAGTCTTGGATCTATGCTTTGATAGTCTAAACTTAGCTCTTGTGTTTGTATGCTGCTAAGTAGTGATGGACTTGTTTTTTGAGCTTCTAGTTCTTCAGGATTTTTTGCCCTATAAAGGACCACTTTAGCAGTGCTAAAGACCTTAAATTTATCGGGATTAGCATCAAAATACATCTTTGCTTTTTGCTCATTTACATTTTTGCCAGCTTCAGCCAAGATGCTTTTATAAAGCTTTTCTTGAAGCATCTTTTTTTCTATGTTGTTTTTAAACTCCAAAAAGTCCATGCCTTGAGCTTGGATAGAGCTTCTAAACTGAGAATTTGTCATGCCATTTTGCTTTGCGATTGATTCGATTCTGTCGTTTAGCTCAAATGGTGTTACGCTAATGTTTAAATTTTTTATTTGAGCATCTTCGAGTCTATCCCTTATGAGTAAATTTAAAGCATCTTGTTCGCTAGCTCTTAACTGCTCTTTCAAGCTATAAACTTCATAAAGTGTGATGGGTTCGTTCTCTACAATGGCTGCGATACCATTTACCATCTGAGCTGAATATAAATTTAAAGCACTTAGCATACCAGCAGCCAAAAAGAGCATTTTTTTCATAATAAAACCTTTATTTAAGTATTTAGTAAATATAATTTTGGGCAATTATAACATAAAAATAAGGCACAAAATGATAGTTACTAGATTTGCTCCTTCGCCTACTGGATACCTACATATAGGTGGACTTAGGACAGCTCTTTATAATTATTTATACGCAAGAGCTAATAACGGAAAATTTTTACTTCGCATTGAAGATACTGACCTAAAACGAAATTCAGAAGAAGCCACACAGGCCATAAAGGAGGCTTTTGCTTGGTGTAAGCTAGATCATGACGGTGAAGTAACATATCAGTCAAAAAGATTTGATCTTTACAAGGAGTATGTAAAAAAGCTTCTTGAAGAGGGCAAAGCATATAAATGCTACATGAGCAAGGACGAGCTTGAAGAGCTTAGAGCTAGCCAAGAGGCCAGAAAAGAGCGCCCAAAATATGATAATAGATATAGAGACTTTACGGGCACTCCTCCAGCTGGTATCGAGCCAGTTATCCGTATAAAAGCCCCGCTTAGCGGCGAGATCGTGATAAATGACGGTATAAAAGGTGAAGTTAAATTTAGAGTTGAAGATATATTAGACGACTTCATCATCGCAAGAAGCGACGGCACACCGACCTATAACTTTACGGTCGTGATAGACGACGCACTAATGGGTGTAACGGACGTAATCCGCGGCGACGATCACCTCTCAAATACCCCAAAACAAATTGTGCTCTACGAGGCGCTTGGCTTTAAAACACCAAAATTTTATCACGTAGCGATGATAAACGGCGAGGACGGCAAAAAGCTTAGCAAGAGGCACGGCGCAACCGATGTCATGGAGTATAAAAAGATGGGCTATCTGCCTGAAGCGCTCTTAAATTTTCTCGTTCGTCTTGGCTGGAGTCATGGCGATGATGAAATTTTTAGCATTGATGATATGCTTAAATACTTTAATCCAAACGATATCAACAAAAGCTCAAGCACATACAATGCTCAAAAGCTTGACTGGCTAAATTCTCACTACATCAAGACTTTGTCTTATGAGAGACTAGCGCACGATATGCTTGAGTTTGGCGTTGATTTTAAGGCTTTGGTAAAAGGCGAGCTACTGCTAAATTTGCTCCGTGAGAGATCAAAGACATTAATTGAAATGGTAAATAGCGCAAACGCGATAATCAACGCTCCAAAAAGCTACGATGAGAAAGCTTGGGCTAAATTTATAAATGAAAATAGTAAAGAAATTTTGGCTAAATTTGCTCAAATTTTAGATCGTGACCTTGACGCAAAGGGCTACGAGGAGCTAACAAATAAATTTTTAGAGCAAAATAGCTTAAAGCTAAAAGACCTAGCTCAGGCTCTAAGAATAGCGCTAACTGGCTCAAGCGTGAGCCCAAGCATCTTTGAAGTGCTTGAAGTAGTGGGCAGTAGCGAGACGAAAAATAGAATACAAAATTTATTAAAGGAAGAGAAATGACACATGTAACTAAAGAAGAAGCACTAAACTACCACATAGGCGGTAAGATCGAGATAAAGGTAAAGACGCCTTGCGAGACGTCAAGAGACCTTTCAATGGCCTATACGCCTGGCGTTGCAGAGCCTTGCAAAGAGATAGAAGCTGACAATGAACTAGCTTATAAATATACAAATAAAGCAAATCTAGTAGCCGTTATCACTGACGGCACGGCTGTTCTTGGACTTGGAGACATCGGCGCCATTGCTGGTAAGCCAGTTATGGAAGGAAAGTCGGTCTTATTTAAAAAATTTGCAAACGTGGATGCCTTTGACATCGAGCTAGACGAGCATGATCCAGATAAGATCGTTGAGATTTGCAAGGCTCTTGCTCCGACATTTGGTGGTATAAATTTAGAAGATATCCGTGCTCCAAAATGCTTTGAGATAGAAAGAAAGCTTCAAGAAGCAGTCGATATCCCTGTAATGCACGATGATCAACACGGTACAGCGATGATAACAAGTGCTGGTATGATAAATGCGATGGAAATTTCTGGCAAAGATATATCTAAGATAAAAATCGTAGTTAGCGGCGCAGGTGCGGCTGGCATTGCATGCGCGAAGATGTATAAAGCGCTTGGTGCAAAACACATCGTGATGATAGATAGTAAAGGCGTAATTCACTCAAAAAGAACAGACCTAACACCTGAAAAGGTAGAGTTTGCGCTTGAGACTGAGGATAGGACTTTGGCTGATGCGATGAGGGGTGCTGATATGTTTTTAGGTCTTTCTAAGCCTGGTGTGCTTACAAAAGAGATGGTTACTTCAATGAATAAAGAGCCTATCATCTTTGCTTTGGCAAACCCAGTGCCTGAAATTTATCCAGAGGATGTTGAGGCTGTAAGAAGTGACGTTATGATGGGCACAGGCAGAAGCGACTATCCTAACCAAGTAAATAACGTTTTAGGTTTCCCTTTTATCTTTAGAGGTGCGCTTGACGTTAGAGCTAAAAAGATCACTGAAAATATGAAAATGGCTGCAGCTAGAGCACTTGCACAACTTGCAAAAGAGCCAGTGCCAGCTGAGGTTTTAAAGGCAAGTGGCGTTAGCGAGCTAAAATTTGGTAAAGAGTACATCATCCCAAAACCATTTGATAAACGTGTGCTAACAGCGGTTGCTCCAGCAGTTGCAAAAGCTGCGGTTGAAGATGGTGTAGCGAGAGTAAAAGATTTTGATGTTGAGGCTTATAGAGCCAAACTTGCAAAAGGATTTTAAAATTTAGCCCAAATTTTGGGCTAAACTCTTTTTGGCATTTTGTAAAGATAAACCCTGTAAAAATAGTAAATTTAAGGATAAAAAATGCAAAACGTGAAGCTCATCTCGCACCCACTGATCGAGCATAAATTAACCATTCTACGTGATAAAAACACCCAGCCTTTTCAGTTTCGCATGCTAGTTGATGAGATCAGTTATCTTATGATCTTTGAGGCAACTAGAAATTTAAAGGTAAAAGATGTAAAAGTCCAAACTCCAGTTGCGGTGGCAGATGCAAAGAGACTTACTACAAAAGTGATGATATGCCCCATCTTAAGGGCTGCTCTTGGTATGCTTGATAGCGTTTTTACCATCATTCCAGATGCGAGTGTGGGCTTTTTGGGCTTTCAGCGAAACGAAGAGACAGCACAGGCTGAGTTCTTCTACGCAAAGCTTCCAAAAGATGCAAAAGAGCGCATGGCGATCATCATCGATCCTATGTTTGCGACTGGTGGTACGGCGATAGACGCGGTCAAATTCTTGCGTGAAAAGGGCGTTAAAGAGATCAAATTTATCTCTATCATAGCTGCTCCTGAGGGGCTAAAGAGATTTAGTGAAATTTACCCGGACGTCGAGGTCTATACGGCATCGATTGATGAGAAACTAAACGAGAAAAACTACATCGTTCCAGGTCTTGGTGACGCTGGCGATAGAGTTTTTAACACGCTTTAAGGGCAAAATTTGAACAAAAGACTTTTGCCAGCCTTAGTCGCCTTTGTCATTGCTATTATTGTTGGCACTTTCTTTTTCTCAAATAATGGTAGTGAAGCAAATAAAAACGCTCAAATTTTACTTGAGCAGCTAAACAAAGAGGGACAAAAAAGCCAGAGCCTTGCAGAAAATGGCTCATACACTTCAAAAGATGAGGTCGCTCTTTATATCTATAAATTTAACAAGCTGCCAAAGAATTTCATAACCAAAAAAGAGGCACTTGAACTTGGCTGGGACGCAAAAAGCGGAAATTTATGGCAGATAAGCGGCGGCAAAAGTATCGGCGGGGATAGGTTTTCAAACAGAGAAAAGAAGCTACCTGAAGCTGATGGCAGAAAGTGGTTTGAGTGCGATGTAAATTACAATGGCGGCAGGCGCGGCGCTGAGAGAATTTTATACTCAAACGACGGACTTATCTACTACACGCCCGATCACTACGAGCATTTTTACCTGCTTTATGAGAAGAGGATGCAATGAAAAGCGTAATCCTAGATGCCAAAAAGATGTCTGAAAAAGAGAAGATGCATGAGTATTTTGCTAAGAAATTTGACCTGCCAGAGTACTACGGCAAAAATTTAGACGCGCTCTTTGACTCTCTTTGCGAAATAAATGAGCCAACTCTTATAAAGCTAAAAAATGAAAAATTTTTGGATGATAGTGCAAAAGAGAGCTTGACTCGGCTATTTCGCGATGTTTGCAACGAAAATGAGATGGTTAAATTTGAGCTTGTAAAAGATTAAAAATGATATTTGGAAAGATTGATTATCTAAATTTACTCCCATTTCACGTTTTTTTAAAATCAGCCCCACTAAGCTCTCAGATAAAAAAGGCGATCGAGTTTAAAAAGGGCGTGCCAAGCAAGTTAAATAGAGCCCTAAACGCTAGAAAAATCGACGCTGCGGTGATCTCAAGCATAGCTAGCAAAAAGGCAAATTTAAAGAAGCTAAATTTTGGAATAGTCGCCAAAAAAGATGTAAAAAGCGTGCTTGTGCGCAAGAACTCAGCCCCAAAGCCAGATCCTGCCTCAGCCAGCTCAAACGCCCTAGCCAAGGTGCTTAAACTAAATGGAGAGGTGATCATAGGCGACAGGGCGCTAAAGGCATACTTAAGCGAGGGTAAAGAGTGCTTTTATGATCTTGGTAAAATTTGGCACGAAAAGACAAATTTGCCCTTTGTTTTTGGGAGATTTTCTTACGTAAAAAATGGCTCGTTTTACAAAAAACTGGTCGCAAAATTTCTACAAAAAAATGTAAAAATTCCAAATTATATATTAGCCCAGTATGCCAAAAGTAGAGGCATAAGCGAGCAAGATATCAAGTGGTATCTTAAATTTATAAGCTACAAAATAGGACCAAAAGAGCAAAAATCACTCAGAAAATTTTTTAAAGAAAATAGATTATTAAAAGTAGCAAAAAAGAATTAATTTTTTATAGCTTCTTAGTAGCTGCCAAGAAGCTATAAAATTTAGTGGTGCATATGCATATTAGTTGAGTTATCATCACTCATATTTTGCATCATCATCTTGTGGTGATCGTGCATTGGCATATCTGCTGGCATGTTCATTGGCATATTCATATGCATACCCATCTCACCGTTTTCAGCCTTGTAGCCAGTTATGCTAGGATCAACCATGCCAAATATCATTGCGACGTGTGCGACGATCAAGGCAAATATGAGTAGGCAAAAGTGAAGCTTTAGCTTTGCCTTTTCGCTTGCGTTTTTGTAGATCAAATTTAGCTCTAAAAGCGCGATGCCAAGAAGTGGTATTACGCTGATGAGATATGAGTAGACAGCGATGACATCGGCATATCCACGCCATTTTATACTTGGATAAATTTTTGCCATAAAATAGATCACAAGAGCTGTAAAATAGACCCCAAGCACTATGCCAGCAAATTTGCCAACAGCCTTAAAGCCAGCATTTTTGCCGCTATCCATGTGATACATAGTGAGAAACTCCATCGCCACTAAAAGCTCCGTAAGCCCCACAGGTATCACCATGAAGAGGATTAGATTGTAAGGTTGATTGAGCGATAAAAGCTCCATGTAGTGTGTCATTACCATTGTAAGTCCTTTGTAAAAAATTTAAAGAAGATTAACGCCAAATTGCTAATAATTATAAAATATCAAGATAACAAATTTAAGCTAGTCTTTAAACTCGTGTGAGATGACTGGAGAAAATTCTTCCCAATGAAGTTTGGTTTTAAATGTTGGCATCTTGCTTTGAAATGGCTCTTTCTTAAGTGCTGCCATGGCGACACTATCGCCTTTTGGCTTAGCCGGTGCTTCTACGTTTAGTATAGAGCGTTCAAGATCGATGAAATCTTTTAAAATAATAGTATATGATTTAAAGAAATTTGCCTCTTTGTGAGCTAAAAGTAGCGAGCCAAACTCATCTACAAATAAATTTAAGGTCTCAGAAAATAGCTTATTGCTAATATTTTTTGCATCATTAAACTCATCTTTTAAAAATGTAGCCATCGCTAAAAATATAAATCCAACGTAGTCCTCGCTGTCTTTGCAAAGCTCGCTATCACGTCTATATGGGCTTAGTTTTAAACATTCAATAACCCTAAGCCTAGCTGCTCCGTTGTCTCTGCCTTCTTCATAAAATGAGGCACTTAAAGGGATATTTGTAAAGCCAAAAAGAACGTCATTTTGTTCTTTTGAAAATTCTTCAAAGCTAAATTTATCTAAATTTTTAAACGCAATATCACTATCCTCGCTTAAAGGATTTGCGCTTAAGTATTTTAGCTGCTCTTTCCACCTTGCAAATTTCTCATCATTTGTGTAAAAAAACATAGGATATGCTAGAAATTCGTAAAAATATGATCTTGCTTTTATAATGTTTTTATCCATTTAATAAATCCTCTTTCATCGCGTTTATTTGGGCTTGAACCATTAGTTTGGCCTTACAGTCAGCACAGCAGTAAAGCGCTTTTATCTTGACCCTATCGTTGCCAAATCTTGGTTGCATTATAGTTGCGATCTTTTCGACCGCTTTTTTAGTCGCAAACTCTTTTCCGCACTCAACACAGGCAAAAAGCTCATCTCGTGCCAGCTCATTATATGTAAAAAACTCAGGCTTAAGAGAAATTTTTCCAACCTCAAGGCTTATGGTATCTTTTTCAGCACAGCTTAGTTCGCAGTATCCGCAAGCTGTACAGACGCTTGGATTAAATAAAATCGAATTTGTCTTTTTATCAGCCACTAGCGCACTTACGTTACAAGCGCCAACGCAACTTAGACAAAGCGTACAGCTATCAGTGTTTATCTTGACATCGCCGTATCTTATCATCTCGCCGCTTTTTACCACGCCAAGATCTTCACTACCTACTAAAAACTCGAGCCTTTTTGCAAAAATTTCTCTTTTTGGTAAGGCATATTCGTTTATTGTGTGTTGTGAGTCAGCTATAAATTTTGCCTTTTTGAGTGTATCTTCAAGCTCATTTTTATCTTTAGCGTGATAGATCGCCGTCTCTTTAAATTTAAGCTCATAAATTTGATTTAAGATGCTAATGGCGTCTTTTTCGCCTTTGCCAAGAGTTTTGCTAAATAAAATCACACTCGCACCACTTTCTTGAAGCAATGTAAGAAGATGCGCTTGATTTAACATATGCGGTGCTGATATGAAAAAAGGTAGGACATTTTCAGGTAGGCTTATATTTAGCTCGTCTAAATTTGTTTCATTAGAGATTATTAGTGGAATTTTGCCTTTGTAAAGTTTGGCAATAGTAGCAAATGAGTTTTGTGGCATAAGTGTAGAGTCAAGAGATCCGCTAGGGCAGACGCTAATGCAGTTGCCACAATTTACACAATCAATTTGTGAGAAAACAAGATGCTTTGTCTCATCTTCTTTTAAAATGGCCACAGTTGGACAAACATCAACACAGCGTCCACAAATTTCATTTCTTCGTTCATGGTATTGGCAGATCGAAGAGTCATATTGAGTTAGACTTTTGTACTTAAATTTTGGAGTTTTTTCATTTAAAATTTTAAGCACAGCTTCATCTTCTAGCCCAGCTATCTCGTAACAGCCGCTTTGCTTTAGCATATAATCTCTTGCGTTTTCAACCAAGAAAAAGTCACAATCGACCTCAAATTCGTCATTTGCTCTAAGTATCAAAACACTAAGTTCGCCAGCTGCTCCATAAATAAATTTTACTTCAAAATGCGTTAATTCAATGACTTTATAGCCATTTTCTTTTAATAAATTTGCTAGTTCCTCACGGCCTGAGTTGCTTACTATTACGACATTTTTGCCGACTTCTTTTTCGTAATCAACATCCTTTGCCATATCAAATGCAGTTGCTCTTGCTTCATAAAGCAAAAGTGTATTTTTAGCTTTTTCTAATACGCTTGCAGTTGTATTTTTTAGATAAAAATTTATCTCAGGTGCGGTAATGTTTGATTTAAGCTTTGGTGAGTTAGAAACTAAATATTCTTCCTTTTCGTTATTTATTTCTATCTGTTCATTTAGCATTAAAGTATCGTCAAAATCGTTATAAAAGCCAAATTCTTTCATAATTTCTCCTATTATCAAAAACAGGCTTATTTTAATATTAATGAGATTAATGGACTCTGAATTTTATATGTTCCTTTTTGCTCTAAGTTTTAATTTATAATATTTTTTATGTTAAAATCACGGCTTGGTAAAACTAACTTACTAGGAGCACAAATTGAGCGATTTAAGAGATATCCCACAAGTTGATAAGATCATAAAAAACGAAGCATTTTCAGGATTTGATATAAATTTAGTCACATTGCTTGCAAGGCAAATTTTAAATGAAGTTAGAGCTAAAATTTTAAATGAAAATGCAAATTTTGCGTTACAAGAAATAATAGATTTAATCCTAAACGAATATCATAAATTTAATGAATCAAGTCTTCAAAGAGTGCTAAATTTAACTGGTGTGACCATACATACAAACCTCGCTAGAAGTGTCATCGATAAAGAAATTTTAAGCCGTGCAACTCCGGTAATCACAGGGTATTCAAACCTTGAATACAACCTAAAAACAGGCAGCCGCG
This genomic interval from Campylobacter concisus contains the following:
- a CDS encoding TonB-dependent receptor: MPVYKLSGRVGSWSRYGGGVDINHVVNNQLAARLTTDMERGKSWREGVKYKNFMISPSIIVTNDGGTVSFEAQYTYDNAWRVPDRMPTKSVYDKLGIDYTKGFSHDGDFVEDKLRFFRTELNAQLVKDINLKWVFGYRKASQNFDHYFSGTIMPGNRLKQNYAKQQTDNDTLSNAITLTKELEFTRFKHNLTFGYDNSVETRHPRLWFDSAKNVTINPYASRSSWGSVGYIPLNTDNKHKATNNGVFLEDLISLDDKYRLLLGGRFDFYKFKTRNIADMTNSYKGHSFSPRVGLLWDFLPEHTAYASYSKSFAPYGGRGNIGISIGDTTILDLKPQNNEQYEIGLKSTWADNRFSSNLAIFQIEHNNIRYRPDPINDPYTWAQRGKERSRGIELNILGKIYENLYLRSSLGYMRAIIASDKSNPLNERLSLNNTTNWQGNVFLRYAKNDKWYVESGVTGYSKRYSYRTSNGRVIDEHLPGFARFDASAGYNFNEHAQITLAINNILNKKYWRSDSRPGDERSFMLNMHYTF
- a CDS encoding peptidylprolyl isomerase — translated: MKKMLFLAAGMLSALNLYSAQMVNGIAAIVENEPITLYEVYSLKEQLRASEQDALNLLIRDRLEDAQIKNLNISVTPFELNDRIESIAKQNGMTNSQFRSSIQAQGMDFLEFKNNIEKKMLQEKLYKSILAEAGKNVNEQKAKMYFDANPDKFKVFSTAKVVLYRAKNPEELEAQKTSPSLLSSIQTQELSLDYQSIDPRLAAIIAGTNNGEFTQILKGADSFDMFYVKEKIGSYTPSFADVKDNVINELYQGEQEKLMADYFDKLRAKAKIQILR
- the gltX gene encoding glutamate--tRNA ligase, which translates into the protein MIVTRFAPSPTGYLHIGGLRTALYNYLYARANNGKFLLRIEDTDLKRNSEEATQAIKEAFAWCKLDHDGEVTYQSKRFDLYKEYVKKLLEEGKAYKCYMSKDELEELRASQEARKERPKYDNRYRDFTGTPPAGIEPVIRIKAPLSGEIVINDGIKGEVKFRVEDILDDFIIARSDGTPTYNFTVVIDDALMGVTDVIRGDDHLSNTPKQIVLYEALGFKTPKFYHVAMINGEDGKKLSKRHGATDVMEYKKMGYLPEALLNFLVRLGWSHGDDEIFSIDDMLKYFNPNDINKSSSTYNAQKLDWLNSHYIKTLSYERLAHDMLEFGVDFKALVKGELLLNLLRERSKTLIEMVNSANAIINAPKSYDEKAWAKFINENSKEILAKFAQILDRDLDAKGYEELTNKFLEQNSLKLKDLAQALRIALTGSSVSPSIFEVLEVVGSSETKNRIQNLLKEEK
- a CDS encoding malic enzyme-like NAD(P)-binding protein; the encoded protein is MTHVTKEEALNYHIGGKIEIKVKTPCETSRDLSMAYTPGVAEPCKEIEADNELAYKYTNKANLVAVITDGTAVLGLGDIGAIAGKPVMEGKSVLFKKFANVDAFDIELDEHDPDKIVEICKALAPTFGGINLEDIRAPKCFEIERKLQEAVDIPVMHDDQHGTAMITSAGMINAMEISGKDISKIKIVVSGAGAAGIACAKMYKALGAKHIVMIDSKGVIHSKRTDLTPEKVEFALETEDRTLADAMRGADMFLGLSKPGVLTKEMVTSMNKEPIIFALANPVPEIYPEDVEAVRSDVMMGTGRSDYPNQVNNVLGFPFIFRGALDVRAKKITENMKMAAARALAQLAKEPVPAEVLKASGVSELKFGKEYIIPKPFDKRVLTAVAPAVAKAAVEDGVARVKDFDVEAYRAKLAKGF
- the upp gene encoding uracil phosphoribosyltransferase yields the protein MQNVKLISHPLIEHKLTILRDKNTQPFQFRMLVDEISYLMIFEATRNLKVKDVKVQTPVAVADAKRLTTKVMICPILRAALGMLDSVFTIIPDASVGFLGFQRNEETAQAEFFYAKLPKDAKERMAIIIDPMFATGGTAIDAVKFLREKGVKEIKFISIIAAPEGLKRFSEIYPDVEVYTASIDEKLNEKNYIVPGLGDAGDRVFNTL
- a CDS encoding ribonuclease domain-containing protein, which produces MNKRLLPALVAFVIAIIVGTFFFSNNGSEANKNAQILLEQLNKEGQKSQSLAENGSYTSKDEVALYIYKFNKLPKNFITKKEALELGWDAKSGNLWQISGGKSIGGDRFSNREKKLPEADGRKWFECDVNYNGGRRGAERILYSNDGLIYYTPDHYEHFYLLYEKRMQ
- a CDS encoding barstar family protein gives rise to the protein MKSVILDAKKMSEKEKMHEYFAKKFDLPEYYGKNLDALFDSLCEINEPTLIKLKNEKFLDDSAKESLTRLFRDVCNENEMVKFELVKD
- a CDS encoding MqnA/MqnD/SBP family protein, whose amino-acid sequence is MIFGKIDYLNLLPFHVFLKSAPLSSQIKKAIEFKKGVPSKLNRALNARKIDAAVISSIASKKANLKKLNFGIVAKKDVKSVLVRKNSAPKPDPASASSNALAKVLKLNGEVIIGDRALKAYLSEGKECFYDLGKIWHEKTNLPFVFGRFSYVKNGSFYKKLVAKFLQKNVKIPNYILAQYAKSRGISEQDIKWYLKFISYKIGPKEQKSLRKFFKENRLLKVAKKN
- a CDS encoding DUF6803 family protein; this translates as MVMTHYMELLSLNQPYNLILFMVIPVGLTELLVAMEFLTMYHMDSGKNAGFKAVGKFAGIVLGVYFTALVIYFMAKIYPSIKWRGYADVIAVYSYLISVIPLLGIALLELNLIYKNASEKAKLKLHFCLLIFALIVAHVAMIFGMVDPSITGYKAENGEMGMHMNMPMNMPADMPMHDHHKMMMQNMSDDNSTNMHMHH
- a CDS encoding 4Fe-4S binding protein, encoding MKEFGFYNDFDDTLMLNEQIEINNEKEEYLVSNSPKLKSNITAPEINFYLKNTTASVLEKAKNTLLLYEARATAFDMAKDVDYEKEVGKNVVIVSNSGREELANLLKENGYKVIELTHFEVKFIYGAAGELSVLILRANDEFEVDCDFFLVENARDYMLKQSGCYEIAGLEDEAVLKILNEKTPKFKYKSLTQYDSSICQYHERRNEICGRCVDVCPTVAILKEDETKHLVFSQIDCVNCGNCISVCPSGSLDSTLMPQNSFATIAKLYKGKIPLIISNETNLDELNISLPENVLPFFISAPHMLNQAHLLTLLQESGASVILFSKTLGKGEKDAISILNQIYELKFKETAIYHAKDKNELEDTLKKAKFIADSQHTINEYALPKREIFAKRLEFLVGSEDLGVVKSGEMIRYGDVKINTDSCTLCLSCVGACNVSALVADKKTNSILFNPSVCTACGYCELSCAEKDTISLEVGKISLKPEFFTYNELARDELFACVECGKEFATKKAVEKIATIMQPRFGNDRVKIKALYCCADCKAKLMVQAQINAMKEDLLNG